Proteins encoded by one window of Deltaproteobacteria bacterium:
- a CDS encoding adenylate/guanylate cyclase domain-containing protein, whose product MEVAKQIVEQDEQLVGKKQIVTVFFTDVRNFTTMCEGLPPEQVVVRMNELFAMMGKVIERHDGTIFDFIGDAVLAVFGAPRANPDHPRAAAESAIEILAGLDDLNRRWAENNLAPLRIGIGLHTGEVIAGIVGTGERKKFDVTGDTVNTGSRVEGLNKELGTAILATRETVALLDGHFTVRNCGAVAVKGREQTVEVYEVLNSTAKLS is encoded by the coding sequence ATGGAGGTCGCCAAACAGATCGTCGAGCAAGACGAGCAGCTCGTCGGCAAGAAGCAGATCGTCACGGTGTTTTTCACCGACGTGCGTAACTTCACGACCATGTGCGAGGGGCTGCCGCCGGAACAAGTGGTGGTGCGCATGAACGAGCTGTTCGCCATGATGGGCAAGGTGATCGAGCGCCACGACGGGACGATTTTCGATTTCATCGGCGACGCGGTGCTGGCGGTGTTCGGCGCACCCAGGGCCAATCCCGATCACCCCCGCGCGGCGGCCGAGAGCGCCATCGAAATTCTCGCCGGCCTCGACGATCTCAATCGTCGCTGGGCAGAAAATAATTTAGCGCCGTTGCGCATCGGCATCGGCCTGCACACCGGCGAAGTGATCGCCGGCATCGTCGGCACCGGCGAGCGCAAAAAATTCGACGTCACCGGCGATACGGTCAACACCGGTTCGCGGGTCGAGGGCTTGAACAAAGAACTGGGCACGGCGATCCTGGCGACGCGTGAAACCGTGGCGCTGCTCGACGGCCATTTTACCGTGCGCAATTGCGGCGCGGTGGCGGTCAAAGGTCGCGAGCAAACGGTGGAAGTCTATGAGGTTCTCAACAGTACGGCTAAACTATCTTAG